The Arthrobacter sp. OAP107 DNA segment GATGTTTTCCACGCCGCCGAATTCGCCGGCATGGGCTGTTCCTACGCCGAGCACCACACCAATCCCGGGGCGCACCATGTCGGCCAGGTAGCGGATGTGTCCGATGCCGGTGGCGCCCATTTCGATGACCAGGAACCGGGTGTCATAGCCGGCCTGGAACACCGTGAGGGGCACGCCGACCTCACCGTTGTAGGAGCCCTGGGGTGCAACCGTAGGGGCTTCAGCCGAGAGGATGCCCGCGAGCAGGTCCTTCGTCGTGGTCTTACCGGCCGAACCGGTGATGCCGATAACCGTCAGGTGCCCGCCGGCCGCCTCGCGGTGGTGGCGGATCCGCCGGACGGACTCTGCCGCCAGGGCGCCCATGGCCAGCACCGCGTCCTCGACGACGACCGACGGATAGGTCCGGCCGGCGCCGTCCTTGATTTCGCGTTCGGTGAGGGCCAGCACCGCGCCACGGCCAAAGGCCGCGCCCACGAAGCTGTGCCCGTCCGCGCTCTCGCCCGGTTTGGCGACATAGAGGGAGCCGGCAACGGCCTCCCGCGAGTCAGTCACCACGGATCCCGGGGTGACGTCGGGGTCGGCAAGCAGCCGGCCGTTGGTGATTTCGGCGATTTCCGCCGCAGTTAGTTCAATCATGTCGGTCTAGGACTCTATCCCGTCGTCTTGGAGAACGGTGAATCCTCGTGCCGTCAAGGCGTTCCGTAGTTCCACCCTGTCGTCGAGGGCAAGGTTCACTCCCTTGACCTCCTGCCACACTTCGTGTCCGCGTCCCGCAACGAGGATGGTGTCCTCCGGAGCCGCCAGGTTGACGGCCTCACGGATGGCAGCATCGCGCGGGAAAACCTCCATGATCCTGCAGTCCAGCTGCTCGGCTTCCTTGGCGTCCGTGGCACCTACGAGCACCTCGGCGCGGATCGCCGCGGCGTCCTCGTCGTGGGGGTCGTCATCGCTGACGATCACCACGTCGGCAAGCCGCGCGGCGGTGGCGCCCATGGCGGGACGCTTGCCCTGGTCGCGCTGGCCTGTGGCACCAAAAACGACGATGACCCTGGACGCGGGCTCCGGGGACCGGACGGCTTCCAGGGCGCGTGCCAGCGCATCGGTGTTGTGCGCGAAGTCGACGACGGCGGCCGGCCGGGTGGAGACCAGCTGCATGCGGCCGGGGACTGCCACGGTGAAGGGATCGCTGGCATCGAGCGCCGCCTGCACACCGGCGGGGTCTGCGCCCCCGGCGAGCACCATGGTCAGGGCCAGCGCCGCGTTGGAGACATTGAATGCCCCGGGCAGCCCGGTGTGTACGCGGAGTTCCGTGCCGTTCCGGCCGCGGAGGGTGAATTCCGTGCCGAGACCGCGGGGCTTGGGGTCGGTAACCGTCCAGTCAGGCACCGCCCGGTCCGTGTCCGGCCCGCTGGCGGGCTGGAGGGTTGCGAGGGTGGTGACCGGAAGCTCCGTCCGGGCGGCAAGCTGCCGTCCCCATTCGTCGTCGACCGTCACGACGGCGGCACGGGCGCGTTCGGCGGTGAACAGCTCCGCTTTGGTCCGGAAATACTCGTCCATGGTGCCGTGCAGGTCCAGGTGGTCCTGGGTGAGGTTGGTGAACCCGACGACGTCGAACACCACGCCGTCCACCCGGCGAAAGGACACCGCGTGCGAGGAGACTTCCATGGATGCGGCGTCGAGCCCGCGCTCCCGCATGAGTGCCAGCAGGGCGTGGACATCGGTGGATTCCGGCGTGGTCAGGAGGCTGGGGATAGGGTCCCCGCCGGCCAGGATCTCGATGGTGCCGATGAGTCCGGTCTTCTTACCCATTGCCTGGAGCAGGGCGTTGATGAAGTACGTGGTGGTGGTTTTTCCGTTGGTGCCCGTGACGCCGAACATCGAGGGGCCCGGAAGGTCGGCGTCCTGGCTTCGGTAGATCAGCCTGGCCAGGCGGCCCACCACGCTGCGGGGCTCCGCGACCACCAGCACCGGCACGGCAATGTCGGACCCGAGGGCCAGGAGTTTCGCGCCGGCGTCGTCCGTCAGCACTGCCACTGCGCCGGAACCGATCGCCGTCGTGGCGAAGTCGGCGCCGTGGCGTGCCGCGCCCGGCAGTGCAACGTACAGGTCCCCGCGCTCCACGGACCGGGAGTCGAGCGAGATACCGGTGACCTGGACGGACTCGGAAGCCCCGGGCACCGCAACACCCACTGACTGCCCGATGACACCCAGTTCGACGGCGGCAACGGCGGTGGGCCGGAAGCCGCTTTTGGATGCCTGCCCCTCCGGGGCTTCGGCAGTGCCGGGCTCATGGTGCTGTGACAACTGAATCTCCGTTGGTGCTAGTTGACCAACGGACACGACCGAACCGTTTGTTCAGGTGTACCGCGGTCTTTCTCGGCGGGCGTTACTTTGCGTACTGCGTCACGTGGCGGCGCCCATTACGTGGCGTTCCCCATCACTTGGCGTACCCCTCACTTGGCGTACTGCGGCAGCCTGACGGGCGTGCCCTTGGACGGCGGAACGTTGTACGTCCGCAGTACCTGGCTCATGACCGAGCGGAACACGGGCCCGTTGGTAATGCCGTAGATGGACCCCTTGGGACGCTGCAGGACCACCTCCACAATAAACCGCGGATCGTCCATCGGCGCCATCCCCAGGATCGAGGCCGTGTAGCCGCAGAAGCCGGCCGTGCCGTCATCGCACGGGGATTCGGACGTTCCGGTCTTCGCTCCCACGCGGTAGCCGTCGATGGCGGCTTCCTTGATTTCACCCTCGGTAACGGCACTTTCGAGCATGTCCCTGACCTGCTTGGCCGTGTCCTTGGAAATGATCTGCCGGGACGGTTTGGCCGGCACCTTCTCTTCGGTGCCGTCGGGGCTGATGTAGCTGTCGATCAGTCGCGGCTGCAGCATGACACCGCCGTTGGCGATCGTTTGATATGCGCGCACGGTCTGCAGGGTCGACTGTGACACCCCCTGGCCGAAGAGGACCGTGTACTGCTGCCGGTCATCCCACTGTGCAGCCGGGGTCAGGATGCCTTTGGCTTCCGCCGGGAGGCCGATGTCCGGAGCCTCGCCGATGCCGAACTTCTGCAGCCAGTCGTGCCTTTGGTCCCGGGTCAGGCGACTGCCCGCCATCACCGTCCCGGTGTTCATGGAGTAGCCGATGATTCCGGCCAGGGTCCGTTCCTCTGTGCCATGCGAAAACGCGTCATCAAATTGCTGGCCGTCAATCACCAGGGACGGCGGAATCGTGAACCTGTCCAGCGGGCTGGACTTGCCTTCCTGGATCAGCGCGGCAGCCGTCAGGGGCTTTTCCACGGACCCGGGCTCATACGCTGCGGTGACGGAGCGGACGCCGCGGTCCTTCGCCGCCACCTTGCCGGGGTCGTTGGGGTCAGGCGTGTTGGTGTCGGCCATGGCGATGATGTTGCCGGTCTTCACGTCCGAGACGATGATCACGCCCCACTCGGCGCTGAGCTTGTCCGCCTGGGTCTGGATGGCCTGCTGGGCGAAATACTGGATGTCGGAGTTCAGCGTGAGTTTGACGTCCTTGCCGTCCTGCGCGGGCGTCAATTCGTCGATACCCACGGGAATTCGGAGGCCGTCGGCGCCGATTTCGAACACGCGCTTGCCAGGGGTCCCGCGCAGTATCTCGTCCTGGGTCTGTTCGAGCCCGGCCTGGCCGGTGGTGCCGTTCTCCAGGAAGCCGACAATGCCGCCGGCCACCGAGCCGTTGGGATAGACGCGCTTGCTGGTGCCCTCGGAGAAGATACCGGGGATCTGCAGGTCCGAAACCCGGTTCTCGACGTCGGGCCGGAGGTCCTTGGCAACAATGTAGTAGGTCCTGGTACCGGTGACGGATTTACGCACGTCCTCGACGTTCATCCCCAGGACGGCGGCCAGTTCGGAGATCCCCTGGTCGCGCGACACGGTGACCAGCTCGTCCTTGCCGTCCACATTTTCAAGCCGTTTGAAGGACTCAGTCTTGGTATTTACAGACTGGTCAACAGTGATGTTGTAGCGGATGACACTGTTGGCCAGCACGGTTCCGTTGGCGTCCAGGATGCTGCCCCGTTCGGCCGGCAGCACGGTGGGACGCAGCCGGTTGTCCAGGGCAGCTTCGGCCATGCCGCCAACGTCCAGTCCCTGCACCAGGAAGAGCTTGCCGCCAACGACCACCAGCAGTGCAAGCATGATGCTGAGTCCCAGACGGAGCCTCTTCGTGGCGTTAGCATCCTTCTTCTTGCTTGCCTTGCTCTTGCCTTGCGCCACGCTCATCCCCTACTGCTTGCCATGTGGGCCAAAGCCGCCTGTTCCTGCCTTACTGCCCCGGCGTCCTTTGCTCCGGCGCCGGAATGGTTCCCCCGTTAAGGGCGGCCGGCTTGGCGGCAGCCGCCGGCTCGGCCGGCTTCGCGGCCGCCGGGGTCTCCGGCTCGGCGGCTGCCTTTTCACCGGAGGCCGTCTCACTGGCGGCGGGCGCCCGGCTTGCCAGCGGTTCTCCCGAGCTGGCGGGCGGGACCACGTTCAGCTGACCAGGCACGGCAGGGGCAGCGATCACCGCTCCGGCCGAGTCGCCCTTGACCGCCGGCTTGGCATCCCCGCTGACGGTCAGCGTGGACAGGTCGATCTGTCCCTTGCCGGTGGAAGCAACCATTCCCAATTCTGCGGCCTTGGCAGCCAGATTCTGGGGAGCCTCAAAGTTTTGCACCTGCTGTGTCAGATCCTGGTTCTGCTTGGTGAGGGCAGTCTGCTCGGCACGCAGCTTGACCAGCTGGTACTGGGCCGTGGATACAGAGATGTTGAGCACCAGCACCGCGATCAGCGCGGCGGCCAGCATGCCGAAGCAGAGAACAACAAAGGGCGCGCGGCGCTTCTTCGGTGCCGACCGGACCAGGGACAGCGGTGTGCGCGCCTTGCGGGCCGAACCCGGAAGCCCGGCCTCTATCTCCTGGACGCTCGGGCCGGACGGAAGGGCGAGGTTCTTGGCAGCTGCTGCGCTCATGTTGCTCTCCTGGCTCTGATGCGTTCCACTGCGCGCAGCCGGGCTGATGCTGCACGCGAATTCTCTGCGATCTCGACGGCGGTAGGCACCTCGGTGCCTTTGGTCAGGGTTTTCAGTTCGGCCTTGTGCTCTTCAAGCTCCACCGGGAATCCGAGCGGGGCTGAGGATTTGGAGCGGGTTTGGAAGACGCCCTTGACGATCTTGTCTTCCAGGGAGTGGTACGACATCACGACGACCCGGCCGCCGAGCGCGATGGCGTCCACCACCGCCGGGACCGCCCGCTCGAGGACTTCGAGTTCCTCGTTCACCTCGATGCGCAGCGCCTGGAACGTGCGCTTGGCCGGGTGTCCGCCGGACTTGGCAGCGGCGGCCGGAACCACCGCCCGGATCTGCTCAACGAGTTCCCCCGTGGTGGTGAAAGGCTTGGTTGCCCGGGCGGAGACGATCCTGTTGGCGATGCGGCCCGCGAACTTTTCCTCACCCCACTTGCGGATGATCCTGACCAGTTCCTCTTCGCTGTAAGTGTTAACGACGTCTGCTGCCGTCTGGCCGCGGCTGGTGTCCATCCGCATATCCAAAGGGGCGTCAAAGGAATAGGCGAAACCGCGTTCGCGTTCGTCGAGCTGCAGGGACGAGACCCCGAGATCCATCAGGATGCCGTGGACCTCGGGAATGCCCAGGTCCTCAAGCACGTCGGCGATTTCATCGTAAACAGCGTGGACGAGGTCGGTGCGGTCCGCGAAGGGCCGGAGCCTTTCACCTGCCAGCGCCAGGGCCTCCTCGTCCCGGTCGATGCCCACGAGGTGCAGGTCCGGAAAGCGCTGGAGCATGGCTTCGGAGTGCCCGCCCATGCCGAGGGTGGCATCGATGGCCACCGGGGTCTCGCCGCGCTGTCGCGCTGCCTCGAATCCGGGCGCCAAAAGATTGATGCACCGGTCCTTCAGGACCGGTACATGGCGTTCGGACGTAGGCTTCGGCTGGTCGGGTTCTGTCACGCCTTCGTCCTTCCTAGAGCGCCTGGAATGGTTCCTTTGGGGGTGGTTTCTTGGACCAGATCCCCATCCGCGCCTATCCTCCGCGCTGCCTGGCTCCGGGGAAGTGAGCCAGGTAGCCGACAAGGATGGGCGGCTGGAGATCTCGACCAAGAAACGAACTGGGTTCGGGCCGGCCTAAAGGATGCCGGCGATGGGGTTGTCGGTTTCGGAGAAGGAGGTTTCCTTCTCCGCCAGGTACGCATTCCAAGCTTGGGCGTCCCAGATCTCAGCCCGGGTGCCGGCCCCAATAACAGCCAACTCCCTGCCGAGCCCTGCGTACTCCCGGAGCGCGGGAGGTATGGTCACGCGCCCCTGCTTGTCAGGTACCTCGTCCGAGGCTCCAGAGAGAAAAATCCGGATGTAGTCACGAGCCTGCTTGTTGGAGATCGGAGCCTCCCGGATCTGCTCGTGTACTCTCGCGAATTCCTGCTCGCTGAAAACGTAGATGCAGCGCTCCTGGCCTCGCGTGAGAACAAGTCCGCCGGCAAGCTCCTCACGGAACTTGGCGGGAAGAATGATTCTGCCCTTTTCGTCAAGACGCGGCGAGTGTGTCCCAAGGAACACGTCCCACCGCCCGTCTGCCGTCAGAAGCCGAACAACCCCCGCGCTGCCACCACCCTCTTACGCGCTCCACTTTACTCCACTTCTCCCCACAGTCAACGCGGCGCGGGCATTTCTCTGCAGCTTGGATAAACATTTATCCGCGGAATGGCGGGGATTTTGGCCGGGGGTGGAAAGTGGAGGGGAATTGCCCCGCCATTCGGTGGCAGCCAGGGCGGGGTTACGGAGGGAAACACGGTTCCGAGCCGAAATCCGCAGCTTAAAGCCGAATGACCCGCCGCAGCGGGTCATTCCTGGACTATTGGTGCCCACCGGGATCTAGCCGGTGGTGCGATGTGGAGGGTGGTACGAAGTGGAGGTGGTGGGAAGTGGAGCGCTGGCTCAGGACTCCCCGCGGCGCCTTTCGTCCCATCGTTCTTCGAGGCTGTTCATAAAGGAGCTCTTGCTCTTCGACTTGCGGCCATGGCCGCCAGCCTTTGCTTTGCCGGCCGCAACGCTGCGCATCGTGGCAAAGTAAACTCCGGCACCCATGACGACGAACCCGAGGACCCCTACGAATATGTTCTGGAGGGAGACCCCCACCAGGAGGAGCAGCACCCCGGCCAGCGTGGCCAGTACGCCAATTACGATGTGCCGGGTGGACCAGCTGCGGCCGGGGTCCGAGCCCATGGAATTGGCAAACTTGGGATCGTCCTCATGCAGTTGCCTCTCGAGTTGCTCGAGCAGCTTCTGTTCGTGCTCCGAGAGCGGCATCACGACCTCCTTAAGTAGGCCAACGTCCAGACAGGTCGGAACCGGTTGTTCCTGCCTCGTCAACGACCGGCATGCCATCCAGGTTCCCGGCCTGCCAACCTCGGCAGATTCAGGAATTCAAGCATACTGACGCGGCGGGTCAGGTGATCCACACATGTCCAGACGTTCGAAATCTTTGTATCTATAAGGATAGTTTGTTGGGCGCTGTTCTGAAAGACGCTGTTCACGGGCGGCAACAGTGTCCTGGGCCTGGAACTGACACGGATCTGCGGCTATGAACACGTTTTCCCGCGGAGGCGAATGGCGCCGGAATCACGTCAGGCCGAAACACGTCAGGAACTGCCGCTCCCCGGCTCGAGCAACCGGGCCGGAAGCACGGACCTGCTGCCGAATTTTTCCGCCACCTTGTCCAGGGCCTGTTCAGCGGCCCGCCAGTTGTCATCACGCCTGTCCAGGCTCAGCTGAAGGGAGGTCTGGGCGGCCGGTTCCAGCTGCTCCGCGCGTACACCCACCAGTCTGACAGTCAGGGGCCGGCTGCCCAGTGACTCCAGCAGCTGGATGACCACGGCATAGATGAGCTGGGCGCTGTCCAGCGGCGTGTGGACCGTACGGCTTCGGGTCACGGTGGAGAAATCGGCGTACCGCAGCTTGAGCGCCACCGTCCGGGCCACCAGCCCGGACGCGCGGAGCCGCTCGGCGGTGCGGTGGGAAAGCCGCAGCAGCTCCCGGTGCAGCAGGGCATCGTCCGCCGTGTCCGCCGCGAACGTTTCCTCCGCTCCGATGCTTTTCTCAACCCGCACCGGGGTGACCGTCCGGCTGTCGAGGCCCCAGGAGAGCCGGTGGACGTGCTCGCCAGTGGCGCCCAGCACCTTCCTGAGCGAGGAGACAGGCGTCGCGGCGACATCCGCCACGGTGCGGATTCCCATGCGGGCCAGCACCTCCGCAGTCTTTCCCCCAACACCCCACAGGGCATTGACCGGCAGGCTGTGAAGGTACGGTACAGTCTGCTCCGGCCGGATGAGCAGCAGGCCGTCCGGCTTGCACCGGGTGGAGGCGATCTTGGCCACGAACTTGCTGGCGGCGATCCCGACGGACGCGGTGATGCCCAGTTCGCTGGCAACCCTCCGCCGGATCAGCTGTCCGATGTCCAGGGGCGCACCGAGTCTGCGGATGGCGCCCCCCACGTCCAGGAATGCCTCGTCAACACTGAGTGGCTCAACGAGCTCCGTGATGGACTCGAATATGGCCATCAGCTGGCCGGACACCTCGTAGTACAGCTTGTGTCTGGGCTCGATGATGTTGGCCTGCGGACACAGCCGCTGGGCAACGGCCATGGGCATCGCGGATTTCACGCCGAACCTGCGCGCCTCATACGAAGCGGACAGCACCACGGAGCGCTCCGCCGGGAAGCCCACGATGACCGGACGGCCGCGCAGGGCAGGGCGGTCACGGAGTTCAACCGAGACAAAAAACGCGTCCATGTCGACGTGCATGATGCTCGCCCGCCGAAGGTCCCGCAACCGCGCTTCCGTCTGCTCTCTGTCTTCGTCCGGCCGCACATCTGCAATCTTATGCCCTGCACCTGACTAAACTGGAGGCTGAATCCGGCATCAACACCCAGGAGGACCGCACCTGTGAAGGTCATTGGAACGCTCATGCCTGCCCGCATCGGGCTGGTCGCCGCTGGAGTGGCCGTAGTGGCGGCGGCGTCAGCGTGCACGGCACAGGCACCCGGTTCCGCAACACCCGCGACGGCACCTGCCTCCGCCCCTGCTGCGGCAACCAACACGGCGACCGCCACGGCGTCCGCGACCGCAACCGCCAGCCCGAGCGCAACGCCGGGCACATCAGCCACAGTGGGGGCGCTCGTCGCCGGCTTCCCGTCAAAGCTTCTTCCCGTGATGCCAGGGTCAAAGGTGGTGGCCAGCAGTTTCGACAAGGCGACAACTCCGGCCACCGCCGCACTGGTGGGTTCAACAGCGGCCAAGCCGGCCGCCGTCGTCGCCTATTACACCAAGGCCCTGGAGGCACAGGGTTTCAAGGCCGTTCCCGGCAACACGGTGGGCAGCGTTGCGTCCAAGGATTTCGTGCGGGCTGGAAGCGAGACAGTTAACATCGCAGTCCCGGCAACCGGCGGGGTTTCCACCTTCACCATCGGGGCCAACGTGACGCCCGAGTCGGTCAAGTGATGGTGGCCGAGCAGCTTCGCGTGGAGCAGGCGGACTTCGTGGCCGCCGTAGCGGGAAAGCTCACAGACTTCCTGACGACCCGGCAGTCAATCATGACGGCAATCTCGCCGGACATCGATCCCATCATGGGATCCATCTCCAACCTGGTCACCGGCGGAAAGCGGCTGCGCGCCCTCATGTGCTACTGGGGATGGCGTGGAGCCGGCGGCCCTGCCTCCGCCGAGGACATCGTCACGGCCGGCGCGGCGCTTGAGCTGTTCCAGGCTGCCGCCCTGATCCACGACGACATCATCGACCGGTCGGACACCCGCAGGGGCGGGCCCAGCGTGCACCGCCGGTTCAGCCAGCTCCATGAGTCCCAGGGCTGGGCCCTGGACAGCGAACGCTTCGGCCACGCGGCTGCCATTCTCGCCGGCGACCTCTGCCTGTCCTTCAGTGAGGAAGCCTTCACCGACATCGGCGAAACGGCGGCCTCAGGAAGCAGGGCACGGCTGATCTTTAACCTGATGCGCTCGGAGGTCATGGCCGGGCAGTACCTGGACATCCTCGAAGAGGTGGCCGGGCCGGTGCGCGACCGCGCCGGGGCCGTCAGCCGCGCCCAGTCGATCATCCGCTTCAAGTCGGCCAAGTACTCGACGGAGCATCCGCTCGCCCTGGGCGGGGCGCTCGGCGGTGCC contains these protein-coding regions:
- the mraZ gene encoding division/cell wall cluster transcriptional repressor MraZ, yielding MFLGTHSPRLDEKGRIILPAKFREELAGGLVLTRGQERCIYVFSEQEFARVHEQIREAPISNKQARDYIRIFLSGASDEVPDKQGRVTIPPALREYAGLGRELAVIGAGTRAEIWDAQAWNAYLAEKETSFSETDNPIAGIL
- a CDS encoding polyprenyl synthetase family protein, yielding MVAEQLRVEQADFVAAVAGKLTDFLTTRQSIMTAISPDIDPIMGSISNLVTGGKRLRALMCYWGWRGAGGPASAEDIVTAGAALELFQAAALIHDDIIDRSDTRRGGPSVHRRFSQLHESQGWALDSERFGHAAAILAGDLCLSFSEEAFTDIGETAASGSRARLIFNLMRSEVMAGQYLDILEEVAGPVRDRAGAVSRAQSIIRFKSAKYSTEHPLALGGALGGASDELLRGYSAFALPLGEAFQLRDDVLGVFGDPVTTGKPAGDDLREGKRTVLVAFALDMATPKESAFIDSKLGSPDLGEDDVAEIRRIIADCGALQATEVLIGEFGDAAYAALELLPLEDLPKTALRRLAEATVSRAA
- a CDS encoding DUF3040 domain-containing protein, with protein sequence MPLSEHEQKLLEQLERQLHEDDPKFANSMGSDPGRSWSTRHIVIGVLATLAGVLLLLVGVSLQNIFVGVLGFVVMGAGVYFATMRSVAAGKAKAGGHGRKSKSKSSFMNSLEERWDERRRGES
- a CDS encoding UDP-N-acetylmuramoyl-L-alanyl-D-glutamate--2,6-diaminopimelate ligase; amino-acid sequence: MSQHHEPGTAEAPEGQASKSGFRPTAVAAVELGVIGQSVGVAVPGASESVQVTGISLDSRSVERGDLYVALPGAARHGADFATTAIGSGAVAVLTDDAGAKLLALGSDIAVPVLVVAEPRSVVGRLARLIYRSQDADLPGPSMFGVTGTNGKTTTTYFINALLQAMGKKTGLIGTIEILAGGDPIPSLLTTPESTDVHALLALMRERGLDAASMEVSSHAVSFRRVDGVVFDVVGFTNLTQDHLDLHGTMDEYFRTKAELFTAERARAAVVTVDDEWGRQLAARTELPVTTLATLQPASGPDTDRAVPDWTVTDPKPRGLGTEFTLRGRNGTELRVHTGLPGAFNVSNAALALTMVLAGGADPAGVQAALDASDPFTVAVPGRMQLVSTRPAAVVDFAHNTDALARALEAVRSPEPASRVIVVFGATGQRDQGKRPAMGATAARLADVVIVSDDDPHDEDAAAIRAEVLVGATDAKEAEQLDCRIMEVFPRDAAIREAVNLAAPEDTILVAGRGHEVWQEVKGVNLALDDRVELRNALTARGFTVLQDDGIES
- the dinB gene encoding DNA polymerase IV, whose product is MRPDEDREQTEARLRDLRRASIMHVDMDAFFVSVELRDRPALRGRPVIVGFPAERSVVLSASYEARRFGVKSAMPMAVAQRLCPQANIIEPRHKLYYEVSGQLMAIFESITELVEPLSVDEAFLDVGGAIRRLGAPLDIGQLIRRRVASELGITASVGIAASKFVAKIASTRCKPDGLLLIRPEQTVPYLHSLPVNALWGVGGKTAEVLARMGIRTVADVAATPVSSLRKVLGATGEHVHRLSWGLDSRTVTPVRVEKSIGAEETFAADTADDALLHRELLRLSHRTAERLRASGLVARTVALKLRYADFSTVTRSRTVHTPLDSAQLIYAVVIQLLESLGSRPLTVRLVGVRAEQLEPAAQTSLQLSLDRRDDNWRAAEQALDKVAEKFGSRSVLPARLLEPGSGSS
- the rsmH gene encoding 16S rRNA (cytosine(1402)-N(4))-methyltransferase RsmH, giving the protein MTEPDQPKPTSERHVPVLKDRCINLLAPGFEAARQRGETPVAIDATLGMGGHSEAMLQRFPDLHLVGIDRDEEALALAGERLRPFADRTDLVHAVYDEIADVLEDLGIPEVHGILMDLGVSSLQLDERERGFAYSFDAPLDMRMDTSRGQTAADVVNTYSEEELVRIIRKWGEEKFAGRIANRIVSARATKPFTTTGELVEQIRAVVPAAAAKSGGHPAKRTFQALRIEVNEELEVLERAVPAVVDAIALGGRVVVMSYHSLEDKIVKGVFQTRSKSSAPLGFPVELEEHKAELKTLTKGTEVPTAVEIAENSRAASARLRAVERIRARRAT
- a CDS encoding penicillin-binding protein 2, coding for MSVAQGKSKASKKKDANATKRLRLGLSIMLALLVVVGGKLFLVQGLDVGGMAEAALDNRLRPTVLPAERGSILDANGTVLANSVIRYNITVDQSVNTKTESFKRLENVDGKDELVTVSRDQGISELAAVLGMNVEDVRKSVTGTRTYYIVAKDLRPDVENRVSDLQIPGIFSEGTSKRVYPNGSVAGGIVGFLENGTTGQAGLEQTQDEILRGTPGKRVFEIGADGLRIPVGIDELTPAQDGKDVKLTLNSDIQYFAQQAIQTQADKLSAEWGVIIVSDVKTGNIIAMADTNTPDPNDPGKVAAKDRGVRSVTAAYEPGSVEKPLTAAALIQEGKSSPLDRFTIPPSLVIDGQQFDDAFSHGTEERTLAGIIGYSMNTGTVMAGSRLTRDQRHDWLQKFGIGEAPDIGLPAEAKGILTPAAQWDDRQQYTVLFGQGVSQSTLQTVRAYQTIANGGVMLQPRLIDSYISPDGTEEKVPAKPSRQIISKDTAKQVRDMLESAVTEGEIKEAAIDGYRVGAKTGTSESPCDDGTAGFCGYTASILGMAPMDDPRFIVEVVLQRPKGSIYGITNGPVFRSVMSQVLRTYNVPPSKGTPVRLPQYAK